In Bacillota bacterium, the sequence ATATAATCAATCGGGACCTGAAACCCTCCAACCTTTTCTTTCGCGATGCCGGTCGCAGCGACGTAGTTATAGGTGATTTCGGCATATCCTCCCTGATCGAGGACGGAGTTACAATCCGCCCCACCTCAGCGTCGCGCACCACCGAATTTTCCGCTCCGGAAGTTTTTAGCGGTATCATGGGTAAAGAGGTGGACTACTACGCGTTAGGCATCACCTTGATGTTCCTGCTGACGGGAGAAAGCCCGTTTAAAGGTTTAAACGAGCAAATGATCATGCACATACACCTGTCGGAAAAGATTCCTCCGCCGCGGGACTGTTCAGACAGGTTCAAAACTTTGTTGCAGGGTTTGCTGCTTAAAGAAAGGAAAAACCGCTGGGGATCCGACCATGTCCAAAGATGGCTTAAAGGGGAGAACGTCCCGGTAGTTCCTGACCAGCTTGCCGTTCCATTATTCAGATACAAGTTAAGTGAGGGGAAGGAGGCCAGGGATTTCAAGACCCTTGGAAAATTGCTTCTCGACAACCCCGTGTTGGCCAAAAAGCATATCAGCCAACGCCTTTTATATGAAGTAATTAAACAGCATGACCAGGCCCTGGCGTCTAAAATACACGACATCCAGGAGAAGGCCCGCTGTGAGGATGAAGCTTACCTGGGGATTGTATATACACTTAATCCCGATTTGCCATACCGGCTCTTCAGATGATTTCAAAGCAGGGGAGAGGTGACGGTTAAATGAGTAATGGCGCCACAACTGAAAACAACCCCTACGAAGCCAGTAATCCCGCTCAACTGGCGAAGTTGATTGACCAAAATAAGGAGACGTGGGAAGCGGGGCGGGAACAGTTGTATAACGGCAGTATCCTGGCCTGGCTGCAGGCTACGGGTTATCAGAGGATTGTTGATTTATGGACGGAGATTGCGGATAAGTTTAAGGATAACAAGGACGCCGGGCTGGAAGCTTTTTTGCAGCTAATGGATCCCGACCTGAAAATGCCTCAGCTAGAGGTCACACCAAATAAAATAAACATCATGCGGATTCAACCCGGCCAGAGCAGGGATATTGAAGTAAAAATCGCCAATGCGGGACGGGGTCACATAACCGGTAGTGTCGAGCTGTCGCCCGCAATCCCGGGAGTCAGCGTTTCCCCGGAAACTATAAATATAAACGAGAAATTCAACAAAAGCGTTTCTGTTAATTTAAAAATAAACACAACGGATTCTTTAAAAGGAACGACTGCGCTCAGGGTAAATACGAATGCCGGAGAGGTTAATGTACCTGTTTCTTACCGGTGCGTTTTGCCTGTTGTCTTGTTCTATCCCTGGCTTGGCGCTATCGGCGGGTTTTTGGCGTATTACTTTCTGTATCCCCGTTTCTGGCGGGAATGCGCACCATATATTGTTAATACCTTCCGATTTCCAGGCTTCTACGCGATATTTCTGGCGATGGCGATAACGATTCCGGCGGCGTTAATCATCAATAGCCGCAAAAAGACGCACAGGCTTTTGATACCCAATCTTATCAGCGCGCTAATCGCGACAGTATTGCTTGCCAACGGTATGTTGCCTAATATTGGTACTGGGTTCCTGTTTTATGCAATAATGTTGGTTGCCCTGTGGTTTGTACTGGCCGGCGCCCCGATGAACGGCTTGCCGTTCACAGCCGTACTCGGCGCTTACGGTGCGAACTGGTTTATTTTTAACGGGTTGCTTCCTACCGGCCTGTACCAGTTTAGCGAAAAAGTCGTACATTTCAATGAGTTCTGGGTGCCGGCGGCAATATTTGCCTTTACCGGGTATGGTTTCGGTCAATGGTTGCTTGACCGGGTAAATTTGACTTATATCCAAAAGCCTGCCCGGACCTTGCATTATACCGGTGTTGTATTAATGACAATTTTTATAATCGCCGCCGTTTATTACTCGTATACCCAATCCCTGAGCGGCAATACGCTTGCTTCGACCGGTTTAGCAGTAACTGCCAGACAAGCGGCAGTTTACGCGGGTCCTTCAACAGGGTCCAATCAAATCAGAACTTTACCCGCGGGATCAAACATAAAAATCATTAAAAATGAGGGCCAGTGGCTTAAGGTTGAGTTCTATACCAATGGATTTATTCACAAGTCCCAGGTGAGAGTCGAAGGTTCCAATGCCGTCATTATTTCGGATTCCGGCTCTAATCTCCGTTCCGGACCTTCTTTGCAGCAAAATAATGTGATAACGGTTGTACCCAGGGACAAGGTTGTTAACGTCGTCAGTAAAGAAGGTGATTGGTATAATGTCAATTATCCTGAAACCGGTTATATTTCACAAGATCAGGTTAAATGAGTACTTACCAACCGGGGTTGAAAAACCCCGGTTATTTTTAGATAATTCTGCAATTTACGGTGGTGAATAGTTTGTCTTCCGAGCTAAAATTAATCAGCGATTTCGTACAAAAAGTGCCAGGCCCCTGGTGGGTGACTCTTGCTGCCGCCCAGGTCGGCAAAACCCTGGAAGAGCCGAACTTCGGTTTTGTCCAAATTATTGCCAGTGATGCCAGAATTGAGGAAGACAAAGGCGTCATTTCATTTGTCAACTTTAATTCCAGTCGGATGGACATTGTCCTGGCAGCTTTACAGAACGGCAGAAGAATTAATGAATCGACCTTGCGGTTTGACTACTTCAATGCGGTTGTTCCGTTACGGGACTTCGAGATCGAATCCTGGCCGGTCTGGTTTTTGTGTATAGAAAAAGTCCCTCCCTTGAGCAGTCTTGAGCTGCCGGATTTGGTATGATATTTAATCGACTTAGTTGCATTACGAAATTATTAATTTTCTAAAAGGCGTACCCCGCGAAGAAGCTGCTGTACTTCCCAATATTGATTGGGAGGTGAAACAGCGATATTTGATTAAAGAGGTAAGGCGGCTTCTGATTCTTTTGTCAAAGACAAAAAGCAAAATTAGGAGGGGTAGCCAGTGAACTGTTATGTCCATCCTGACCGCGAATCGGTCGTAACGTGTAGCTTCTGTGGAAAAGGTCTTTGCTCCGAGTGCGCGGATCTATTTGAAAGCCCCAGTTGCCCGAGGTGCGCTGAGCAGTATAACAGGAAAGTCATGGCGGCCAGGACAAGGCCCCTGTTGTTGACAACCATTGTGGCGGTGGCAGGTTTTTTCA encodes:
- a CDS encoding protein kinase; amino-acid sequence: MGKKVKKCPRCGFDNDEYAFFCASPECRESLMFVTAVSIEPLQKMDDQQTRRENDQQTRRENDQQTRRENDQQTRRENDQQTRRDNAQQTRRENDQQTRREPSSSEDSFDPFIYNKSGAEIAGRYVNPVPLSRQGGESDVFLCKDREANSQVVVKLYRSNIKPKDDILKKLKGIKHVDVISLLDYGTWDNRFYEVMEYAAGGTLAEHVPFTEEFLTAKVIPQVVNGLQYLHSLNIINRDLKPSNLFFRDAGRSDVVIGDFGISSLIEDGVTIRPTSASRTTEFSAPEVFSGIMGKEVDYYALGITLMFLLTGESPFKGLNEQMIMHIHLSEKIPPPRDCSDRFKTLLQGLLLKERKNRWGSDHVQRWLKGENVPVVPDQLAVPLFRYKLSEGKEARDFKTLGKLLLDNPVLAKKHISQRLLYEVIKQHDQALASKIHDIQEKARCEDEAYLGIVYTLNPDLPYRLFR
- a CDS encoding SH3 domain-containing protein codes for the protein MDPDLKMPQLEVTPNKINIMRIQPGQSRDIEVKIANAGRGHITGSVELSPAIPGVSVSPETININEKFNKSVSVNLKINTTDSLKGTTALRVNTNAGEVNVPVSYRCVLPVVLFYPWLGAIGGFLAYYFLYPRFWRECAPYIVNTFRFPGFYAIFLAMAITIPAALIINSRKKTHRLLIPNLISALIATVLLANGMLPNIGTGFLFYAIMLVALWFVLAGAPMNGLPFTAVLGAYGANWFIFNGLLPTGLYQFSEKVVHFNEFWVPAAIFAFTGYGFGQWLLDRVNLTYIQKPARTLHYTGVVLMTIFIIAAVYYSYTQSLSGNTLASTGLAVTARQAAVYAGPSTGSNQIRTLPAGSNIKIIKNEGQWLKVEFYTNGFIHKSQVRVEGSNAVIISDSGSNLRSGPSLQQNNVITVVPRDKVVNVVSKEGDWYNVNYPETGYISQDQVK